One Lysinibacillus fusiformis genomic window carries:
- a CDS encoding recombinase family protein yields the protein MWSDEEKFPVADSEETKIVRHIYNLYESLRSTLKVAYRLHEENIATKRKGQWTAKTVRDILRNPFYIGTYRYNLRESGGSRRLKNKEEWIVVENNHPGIIEKEQFERVNRLLSDNYRGLTDVQRADIHQHIFSKMLYCGKCNALLTAGLDSARKNGYRPSRYTCVTSGGAKRCSNYVSDIIIGPFIFNYVSNLIRLQERITPNHSIRDMERALLRGNAFIDIVGIDNESLKETYFALTNGLPDQEYSLATDDNSINPNLEVERLQKEKEKYKRALTKLDDLYFFGDEDSINKEDGISKKDYIFKKRDLKERLEEIEEDLNTLQQKDEDKTSDSFINNSQHCLITSEIQRTRNIDYRAISDMVGRESLSDFIHEIIDTVIVLDKRVQSITFKNGITHTFAYKPLLQSKSTAPTRMQYKNYEGAVLGYLKENGPTSRADLQKATNISRD from the coding sequence GCTGATTCCGAAGAAACAAAAATTGTTCGACACATTTATAATTTATATGAATCATTACGCTCAACTTTAAAAGTAGCGTATCGTTTACACGAAGAAAATATAGCTACAAAACGCAAGGGACAATGGACCGCTAAAACTGTTCGTGATATTTTACGTAACCCTTTCTACATCGGCACATATCGCTACAACTTACGTGAGAGTGGTGGTAGTAGACGGCTGAAAAATAAAGAAGAATGGATTGTCGTTGAAAATAATCATCCTGGCATCATTGAAAAAGAGCAATTCGAGCGTGTTAATCGACTATTATCAGACAATTACAGGGGTTTAACTGATGTCCAGCGTGCCGATATTCATCAACACATCTTCTCTAAAATGCTTTACTGTGGAAAGTGTAATGCATTACTTACGGCTGGCTTAGATTCTGCACGCAAAAATGGCTATCGTCCATCACGTTATACATGCGTTACATCCGGTGGCGCTAAACGATGCAGCAACTATGTGAGCGATATTATTATAGGACCTTTTATTTTTAATTACGTTTCCAATCTAATTAGGCTACAAGAACGAATAACACCTAATCATTCAATCCGTGACATGGAGCGAGCGTTACTTCGAGGTAATGCCTTTATTGATATAGTGGGTATCGATAATGAATCATTAAAAGAAACATACTTTGCACTCACTAACGGTTTACCTGACCAAGAATACTCTTTAGCCACAGATGATAATTCCATCAATCCAAACTTGGAGGTCGAGCGTCTGCAGAAAGAAAAAGAAAAGTACAAGAGAGCATTAACAAAATTAGACGATTTATATTTTTTTGGAGATGAGGATAGTATTAACAAAGAAGATGGCATTAGCAAGAAAGATTACATTTTCAAAAAACGTGACCTTAAAGAGCGTTTGGAGGAAATTGAAGAGGATTTAAATACATTGCAACAAAAAGACGAAGATAAAACAAGTGATTCATTTATAAATAATTCACAGCACTGTTTAATTACTAGTGAAATTCAGCGTACACGGAATATAGATTATCGCGCTATATCGGATATGGTTGGTCGAGAATCTTTATCTGATTTTATTCATGAGATAATTGATACCGTTATCGTTTTAGATAAGCGTGTCCAGTCCATTACTTTTAAAAACGGAATAACACATACGTTTGCTTATAAACCTCTTTTACAAAGTAAATCAACAGCTCCGACTCGGATGCAGTACAAAAATTACGAAGGCGCTGTATTGGGTTACCTGAAAGAAAATGGTCCCACATCTCGTGCAGATTTGCAAAAAGCTACTAACATTTCGCGCGATTGA